In Deinococcus sp. Leaf326, a single genomic region encodes these proteins:
- a CDS encoding FAD-dependent oxidoreductase, translating to MTLSPLRVRTADVPDGGMASFPHGERKILFVRDGDELRAFDAKCPHAGADLGQGLRCGARVVCPWHHATFDAGDGHLLEPPALNGLKRYALTRDGDTWEVGEEAEEPARPPQGSADGHTVIVGGGAAGFMVAQSLRAGGYTGDLTMVTQEERAPYDRTALSKAYLSGKKKPETLPLGGADWAQKNSVTLREGVRAEKLDHAARTLHLASGEALTYDRVVVATGANPKPLKVPGADLPGVYPLRSLADAQALRAAAQGARVVVVGSSFIGLEAASSLVGEGGAQSVAVVGQDAEVLSRALTPRVGRAIRRLHEDKGVHFVLNAEVERLEGGEQVEAVTLKGGERLDADLVLLGIGVSPNTDLLADWRGEKGGVEVDAALRLAPDLYAPGDIAAAPTVLGQMRVEHWRVALQHGLVAAQAILDAPGAAPMDARVPFFWTQQYGKSLRYVGHADSLNETHVWGDPEALNFIEFAFAGDHAVAASGMGRDRDLIAFEELLRLGRAPSAAEIRAGEFSLPERLGS from the coding sequence ATGACCCTTTCCCCCCTCCGTGTCCGGACCGCCGACGTTCCCGACGGCGGCATGGCTTCGTTTCCGCACGGCGAACGCAAGATTCTCTTCGTGCGCGACGGTGACGAACTGCGCGCCTTCGACGCCAAATGCCCCCACGCGGGCGCTGACCTGGGTCAGGGGCTGCGCTGCGGCGCGCGGGTGGTGTGCCCCTGGCACCATGCGACCTTCGACGCCGGCGACGGCCATCTGCTTGAACCGCCCGCTCTGAACGGCCTGAAACGCTACGCCCTGACCCGTGACGGCGACACCTGGGAAGTGGGTGAAGAGGCAGAAGAACCCGCGCGTCCGCCCCAGGGCTCGGCGGACGGCCATACTGTCATCGTGGGGGGCGGGGCCGCCGGATTCATGGTGGCCCAGAGCCTACGCGCAGGCGGCTATACGGGCGACCTGACGATGGTGACGCAGGAGGAACGGGCTCCCTACGACCGCACCGCCCTGAGCAAGGCCTACCTGAGCGGCAAGAAGAAGCCCGAGACTCTGCCCCTGGGCGGCGCCGACTGGGCGCAGAAGAACAGCGTGACCCTGCGCGAGGGGGTGCGCGCCGAGAAGCTCGATCACGCGGCCAGAACCCTGCACCTCGCCAGCGGTGAGGCCCTGACCTATGACCGCGTCGTCGTGGCGACCGGGGCGAATCCCAAACCCCTGAAGGTGCCCGGTGCCGACCTGCCGGGGGTCTACCCGCTGCGCTCCCTCGCCGATGCCCAGGCCCTGCGGGCAGCGGCCCAGGGCGCGCGCGTGGTTGTGGTGGGCAGCAGTTTCATCGGGCTGGAGGCAGCGTCGAGCCTGGTGGGCGAGGGCGGCGCGCAGTCGGTCGCCGTTGTCGGCCAGGACGCCGAGGTGTTGAGCCGCGCCCTGACCCCCCGCGTGGGCCGCGCCATTCGCAGGCTGCACGAGGACAAGGGCGTGCATTTTGTGCTGAATGCCGAGGTCGAGCGCCTGGAGGGCGGCGAACAGGTGGAGGCTGTCACCCTGAAAGGGGGTGAGCGTCTGGACGCCGACCTCGTGCTGCTGGGCATCGGCGTGTCGCCCAACACGGACCTGCTGGCCGACTGGCGGGGTGAGAAGGGCGGGGTCGAGGTGGACGCCGCGCTGCGGCTGGCTCCCGACCTCTATGCCCCGGGCGACATCGCGGCGGCGCCGACCGTGCTCGGCCAGATGCGGGTCGAACACTGGCGCGTGGCCCTGCAACACGGTCTGGTGGCAGCGCAGGCGATTCTGGACGCTCCAGGCGCCGCGCCGATGGACGCGCGCGTGCCGTTCTTCTGGACCCAGCAGTACGGCAAGAGCCTGCGCTACGTGGGCCACGCCGACTCGCTGAACGAGACCCACGTGTGGGGCGACCCCGAGGCCCTGAACTTCATTGAGTTCGCCTTCGCCGGAGACCACGCCGTGGCAGCGAGCGGTATGGGCCGCGACCGCGACCTGATCGCCTTCGAGGAACTGCTTCGGCTGGGCCGCGCGCCGAGCGCTGCCGAAATCCGCGCTGGAGAATTCAGTCTGCCGGAGCGGCTGGGGAGCTAA
- a CDS encoding cytochrome P450: MTLSSSPPGQDPGRLRAAEALWNPALLPDPYPHYETLRDLGGGLMFLPEWNGWFLTSHAAVSAVLRSPAARSGGGTEAMTPTDGTRLLQGMMLWRNGPSHQRLRGLVSAAFTPRVVEEQRDLVRGLLRELLASWSGRAEVDVVATLAHPLPARVIMAMLGLSGDDEARFVRWSNSVAELLGGAQGSPDLLARIDADAREMRGYFRDLVEELRSSPRPGLLSALAAAEDGGERLSGDELLSNAVLLLTAGHETTSNLIPGGLLELSRQPDAWAALAENPRHPGVADELLRVVSPVQIDGRQLTADLSVGEHTLRAGQFTQLLLGAANRDPAVFPEPARINWDRPNSARHLAFAAGPHYCLGASLARLEIAEVFAAIAETFPDLRVTDPQPPYKPNTVLRGPAELRVRPG, encoded by the coding sequence ATGACACTCTCCTCTTCACCTCCCGGCCAGGATCCCGGCCGCCTGCGGGCCGCCGAGGCGCTGTGGAACCCGGCCCTCCTGCCTGACCCCTACCCGCACTACGAGACGCTGCGGGACCTGGGCGGCGGGCTGATGTTCCTGCCCGAGTGGAACGGCTGGTTTCTGACCTCACACGCGGCCGTCAGCGCGGTGCTGCGGTCGCCGGCCGCGCGCAGCGGCGGGGGTACCGAGGCCATGACGCCCACCGACGGGACGCGGCTCCTGCAGGGCATGATGCTGTGGCGCAACGGGCCCTCGCACCAGCGGCTCCGGGGCCTGGTGTCGGCCGCCTTCACGCCGCGGGTGGTTGAGGAACAGCGCGACCTCGTGCGCGGTCTGTTGCGCGAACTGCTCGCCTCCTGGTCGGGCCGGGCCGAGGTGGACGTGGTCGCCACGCTGGCGCACCCGCTGCCCGCGCGGGTCATCATGGCGATGCTGGGCCTGAGCGGCGACGACGAGGCCCGGTTCGTGCGCTGGTCGAACAGCGTGGCCGAACTGCTGGGCGGCGCGCAGGGCTCGCCCGACCTCCTGGCCCGCATTGATGCCGACGCCCGCGAGATGCGCGGCTACTTCCGCGACCTCGTGGAAGAGCTGCGCTCGTCTCCGCGCCCCGGCCTGCTCTCGGCGCTGGCGGCGGCCGAGGACGGCGGCGAGCGCCTGAGCGGTGACGAACTGCTGTCGAACGCCGTGCTGCTCCTTACGGCCGGACATGAGACGACGAGCAACCTTATTCCCGGCGGCCTGCTGGAGCTGTCCAGGCAGCCGGACGCCTGGGCGGCCCTAGCCGAGAACCCCCGGCACCCCGGCGTAGCCGACGAGCTGCTGCGTGTGGTCTCGCCCGTACAGATCGACGGCCGTCAGCTCACCGCCGACCTGAGCGTGGGTGAGCATACCCTGCGCGCCGGGCAGTTCACGCAGCTGCTGCTGGGAGCAGCCAACCGCGACCCGGCCGTGTTTCCCGAGCCCGCGCGGATCAACTGGGACCGGCCGAACAGTGCCCGGCACCTGGCCTTCGCGGCCGGGCCGCACTACTGCCTGGGGGCCAGCCTCGCGCGGCTGGAGATCGCGGAGGTCTTCGCAGCCATCGCCGAGACATTCCCGGACCTACGCGTGACCGACCCGCAGCCGCCCTACAAGCCCAACACGGTGCTGCGCGGGCCGGCCGAGCTGCGGGTCCGGCCGGGTTAG
- a CDS encoding winged helix-turn-helix domain-containing protein, translated as MAREWYTLHSPEAAKLCLDPDYARVLSALMLRPWAAGPLAAHLGLPLNAAHHRVRRLLRAGLVVEDHLEARRGRPIRHYRAVADALLIPYALTPLGSLEELVGLHSAGVQAHLNRALVRAAMELVRDEGEIGLRLFREGDLVVADITPRAGDFDYAELQGPGAPALFVTLDRLLLTRADAKALQRDLSELLTRYQGRGGPDPYLLRLDLTPDLPGGD; from the coding sequence ATGGCGCGCGAGTGGTACACCCTGCACAGCCCGGAGGCGGCCAAGCTGTGCCTGGACCCCGACTATGCCCGGGTGCTCTCGGCGCTCATGCTGCGCCCGTGGGCTGCCGGGCCCCTGGCCGCGCATCTCGGGCTGCCCCTGAACGCCGCCCACCACCGGGTACGGCGACTACTGCGCGCCGGCTTGGTCGTCGAGGATCACCTGGAAGCGCGCCGGGGCCGGCCCATCCGGCACTACCGCGCGGTGGCCGACGCCCTGCTCATCCCCTACGCGCTGACCCCATTGGGCAGCCTCGAAGAGCTGGTCGGGCTGCACAGCGCCGGCGTGCAGGCGCACCTCAACCGCGCGCTCGTGCGGGCCGCGATGGAGCTCGTGCGCGACGAAGGAGAGATCGGGCTGCGGCTGTTCCGCGAGGGGGACCTCGTGGTCGCCGACATCACGCCGCGTGCGGGCGACTTCGACTATGCCGAGTTGCAGGGTCCCGGCGCCCCCGCCCTGTTCGTGACGCTCGACCGCCTGCTCCTCACCCGCGCCGATGCCAAGGCGTTGCAGCGCGACCTGAGCGAGTTGCTGACGCGCTACCAGGGACGCGGCGGCCCGGACCCCTACCTGCTGCGTCTGGACCTGACCCCCGACCTGCCCGGGGGAGACTAG
- the rimO gene encoding 30S ribosomal protein S12 methylthiotransferase RimO: MTVQEQPVGLAPAKKVGFISLGCPKALVDSERILTQLRAEGYEVAPSYEDAQAVIVNTCGFITPAVEESLAAIGEALDATGKVIVTGCLGERPEKILERHPKVAAITGSEAVDDVMGHVRELLPIEQGAFTGLLPVAAPGTRAGVAVPEREATRHGDVFAPSVRLTPRHYAYVKIAEGCNHTCSFCIIPKLRGKQVSRDAGAVLYEAFRLVAGGTKELVVISQDTSAYGVDVRHRESEFQEGQVRAHLTDLAVKLGEMGAWVRMHYVYPYPHVEKLVELMAAGKILPYLDVPLQHASPRVLRAMRRPGAGKQLDTIRRWREICPELTIRSTFIVGFPGETEAEFQELLDFLEAARLDRVGAFPYSDVDEADAGALDNPVPEEVKQERLARFMEIAQRISAEKLAEKVGRVMDVIVDEFNDEDDDAPGTRLIGRTKGDAPGIDGQVYLYAGDFAGQVKIGDIVQARIEESDEYDLFGEVVARPEWRPNVPQLGHFGKH; the protein is encoded by the coding sequence ATGACGGTACAGGAACAGCCGGTGGGCCTCGCCCCCGCGAAAAAAGTTGGATTCATCAGCCTGGGGTGTCCCAAGGCGCTCGTAGACAGCGAACGCATCCTGACCCAGCTCCGGGCCGAGGGCTATGAGGTCGCGCCGAGCTACGAGGACGCGCAGGCGGTCATCGTGAACACCTGCGGCTTCATCACTCCGGCGGTCGAGGAGTCGCTCGCGGCCATCGGCGAGGCGCTCGACGCCACAGGCAAGGTCATCGTGACCGGCTGCCTGGGCGAGCGCCCCGAGAAGATCCTGGAGCGTCACCCCAAGGTCGCGGCGATCACCGGCAGCGAAGCCGTGGACGACGTGATGGGCCACGTCCGCGAACTGCTGCCCATCGAGCAGGGGGCATTTACCGGCCTGCTGCCGGTCGCGGCCCCCGGCACGCGGGCGGGCGTGGCCGTCCCCGAGCGTGAGGCCACACGCCACGGCGACGTGTTCGCGCCGAGCGTGCGCCTCACGCCCCGGCACTACGCCTACGTCAAGATCGCCGAGGGGTGCAACCACACCTGCTCGTTCTGCATCATTCCCAAGCTGCGCGGCAAGCAGGTCAGCCGTGACGCGGGCGCGGTGCTGTACGAGGCCTTCCGGCTCGTGGCGGGCGGCACCAAGGAACTCGTCGTGATCTCGCAGGATACCTCGGCCTACGGGGTGGACGTGCGCCACCGCGAGAGCGAATTCCAGGAAGGACAGGTGCGCGCGCACCTCACCGACCTCGCGGTCAAGCTCGGCGAGATGGGCGCGTGGGTGCGGATGCACTACGTCTATCCCTACCCGCATGTTGAGAAGCTGGTCGAACTGATGGCGGCGGGTAAGATCCTCCCCTACCTCGACGTGCCGCTGCAACACGCCTCGCCGCGCGTGCTGCGTGCCATGCGCCGCCCCGGCGCGGGCAAGCAGCTCGACACCATCCGGCGCTGGCGCGAGATCTGCCCCGAGCTGACCATCCGCTCGACCTTCATCGTGGGCTTTCCCGGCGAGACGGAAGCCGAATTCCAGGAACTGCTGGACTTCCTGGAGGCGGCGCGGCTCGACCGCGTGGGCGCCTTTCCCTACAGCGACGTGGACGAGGCCGACGCGGGCGCCCTGGACAACCCCGTGCCCGAGGAGGTCAAGCAGGAGCGCCTGGCCCGCTTCATGGAGATCGCGCAGCGGATCAGCGCCGAGAAGCTGGCCGAGAAGGTCGGCCGCGTGATGGACGTGATCGTAGACGAGTTCAATGACGAGGACGACGACGCCCCCGGCACCCGCCTCATCGGCCGCACAAAGGGCGACGCTCCCGGCATTGACGGGCAGGTCTACCTGTACGCAGGTGACTTCGCCGGACAGGTCAAGATCGGGGACATCGTGCAGGCCCGCATCGAGGAGAGCGACGAGTACGACCTCTTCGGCGAGGTCGTGGCGCGGCCCGAATGGCGCCCCAACGTGCCGCAACTCGGGCACTTCGGCAAGCACTGA
- a CDS encoding DUF808 domain-containing protein — translation MSGGLVALLDDVAAIAKLAAASVDDIGAAASRAGIKAIGVVVDDTAVTPRYVTGFRPERELPIIWRIAKGSLRNKIVFILPAALLLSQFLPWAITPILMVGGAYLCFEGAEKVYEALGGGHGHAEEAGAEVGTPAHEEQMVSGAVRTDFILSAEIMAISLGEVAQEPLFSRALILIVVALVITLLVYGLVGLIVKMDDIGLRLAQSGSGAARAAGRGLVKGMPAVMSVLSVVGTAAMLWVGGHIVLVGLEEFGVGGPLHFFHGLAVSAGHALPFAEAAVEWLVETLGSALVGLMLGGIIVAVMHLLPKKGGRAAAH, via the coding sequence ATGAGCGGCGGGCTGGTCGCGCTGCTCGACGACGTGGCGGCCATTGCCAAACTGGCGGCAGCCTCGGTGGACGACATCGGCGCTGCCGCCAGCCGCGCGGGCATCAAGGCCATCGGCGTCGTCGTGGACGACACAGCGGTCACGCCGCGCTACGTCACCGGATTCCGGCCCGAACGCGAACTGCCGATCATCTGGCGCATCGCCAAGGGGTCGCTGCGCAACAAGATCGTGTTCATCCTGCCGGCGGCGCTGCTCCTGAGCCAGTTCCTGCCCTGGGCCATCACCCCGATCCTGATGGTGGGCGGCGCCTACCTGTGCTTCGAGGGCGCCGAAAAGGTCTACGAGGCACTCGGCGGCGGCCACGGCCACGCCGAGGAAGCCGGCGCGGAGGTCGGCACCCCCGCCCACGAGGAGCAGATGGTCTCGGGAGCGGTGCGCACCGACTTCATCCTCTCGGCCGAGATCATGGCGATCTCGCTGGGCGAGGTGGCGCAGGAGCCGCTCTTTTCGCGGGCGCTGATCCTGATCGTGGTGGCGCTCGTCATCACGCTGCTGGTGTACGGCCTCGTGGGCCTCATCGTGAAGATGGACGATATCGGCCTGCGGCTCGCCCAGAGCGGCTCGGGTGCGGCGCGCGCTGCCGGACGCGGACTGGTCAAGGGGATGCCGGCCGTCATGTCGGTCCTCTCGGTCGTGGGCACGGCTGCGATGCTGTGGGTGGGCGGACACATCGTGCTGGTGGGCCTGGAGGAGTTCGGCGTGGGTGGCCCGCTGCATTTTTTCCACGGCCTCGCGGTGTCGGCCGGGCACGCTCTCCCCTTTGCCGAGGCGGCTGTTGAGTGGCTCGTCGAGACGTTGGGGTCGGCGCTCGTGGGGCTGATGCTGGGCGGCATCATCGTCGCGGTCATGCACCTGCTGCCCAAGAAGGGCGGCCGGGCGGCGGCCCACTGA
- a CDS encoding acyl-CoA dehydrogenase family protein gives MTTLPAPLSLAPAGNAPPTFRSFFMGGFECSTQRRPSGRRIDVIDATGHDRFAAQDYARLAAAGLRTARDGLRWHLIERVPGEYDFTSAQAQVTAAREAGVQVIWDLLHYGSPDFVDVFAPDFPEIFARFARAAAEFLRAETEGELWICPVNEISFMAWGGGDVGYLNPFAHGRGDTLKRQLVRASIQAIDAVRATDSAARFLHAEPLIAVQAHPERPEDRPHAQGNHESQYAALDMLLGRLHPELGGGEAYVDVVGLNYYPYNQWHHHPEHHLREVLHMGHPAHRPLRELMAEVWARYGRPLMIAETGTEDDGRAAWFARVADEALAARAAGVPVEGVCLYPVVNHPGWDDDRHCHNGLWDYPDALGGRAADPALAAALASAQRAESGESEPGPSSGLAAPASTDPGREALIRFARAAPTVAAEAAARDRDGQFPAASFAALREAGLLTVTLTSEEGGLGLGGGAGLLALLRRIGRESLPVARLYEGHLNALLLVARFGTPGQRARAAADARAGELFGVWNTEAAPGLHLEETGEGRWRLLGNKTFTSGSGHVTRPLLPAELPGGAGRILVLLPAPVPPERFDPTFWAPMGMGPTVSFRADLDDLEAGPDDLIGAPGDYYAQPDFGGGALRFLAAQLGGADAALIAARDVLRGLGRQGDDAQRLRFAGVAAGLEAAWQVTRRAARLLDTAPTERALAYVALARTVTEDACLHAAEATERAVGARGLLAPHPAERVIRDLRMYLRQPAPDAARLALGAWVLDSPVVPDSGADPWDPDGDVEC, from the coding sequence ATGACCACCCTGCCTGCCCCGCTGTCCCTGGCCCCTGCGGGGAACGCGCCGCCCACCTTCCGGTCCTTTTTCATGGGGGGCTTCGAGTGCTCGACCCAGCGCCGGCCCTCGGGGCGCCGCATCGACGTGATCGACGCGACGGGGCACGACCGCTTCGCCGCCCAGGACTATGCCCGGCTCGCGGCGGCGGGCCTGCGCACGGCCCGCGACGGCCTGAGGTGGCACCTCATCGAGCGGGTCCCGGGCGAGTACGACTTCACCTCCGCGCAGGCGCAGGTCACGGCGGCGCGCGAGGCCGGCGTGCAGGTCATCTGGGACCTGCTGCACTACGGCTCGCCGGATTTCGTGGACGTGTTCGCCCCCGACTTTCCCGAGATCTTCGCCCGTTTCGCCCGCGCGGCGGCCGAGTTCCTGCGCGCCGAGACAGAGGGCGAACTGTGGATCTGCCCCGTCAACGAGATCTCCTTCATGGCCTGGGGCGGCGGGGACGTGGGCTACCTCAATCCCTTCGCGCATGGGCGCGGCGATACCCTCAAGCGCCAGCTCGTGCGGGCTTCCATCCAGGCGATTGACGCGGTGCGGGCCACCGACTCCGCCGCCCGCTTCCTGCACGCCGAGCCGCTCATCGCCGTGCAGGCCCACCCCGAGCGTCCCGAGGACCGCCCGCACGCACAGGGCAATCACGAGTCGCAGTACGCCGCGCTGGACATGCTGCTGGGGCGCCTGCACCCCGAACTCGGGGGCGGCGAGGCCTACGTGGACGTGGTCGGCCTGAACTACTACCCCTACAACCAGTGGCACCATCACCCCGAACACCACCTGCGCGAGGTGCTGCACATGGGCCACCCGGCGCACCGGCCCCTGCGGGAGCTGATGGCCGAGGTCTGGGCCCGCTACGGGCGCCCCCTCATGATTGCCGAAACCGGCACCGAGGACGACGGGCGCGCCGCCTGGTTCGCCCGCGTGGCCGACGAGGCGCTCGCGGCGCGCGCCGCTGGGGTCCCGGTGGAGGGGGTGTGCCTGTATCCGGTCGTGAACCACCCCGGCTGGGATGACGACCGCCACTGTCACAACGGCCTGTGGGACTACCCCGACGCCCTGGGCGGCCGCGCCGCCGACCCCGCGCTGGCCGCCGCCCTGGCGAGCGCGCAGCGCGCCGAGTCGGGCGAGTCCGAACCCGGTCCGTCTTCCGGTCTGGCCGCGCCGGCCTCCACCGACCCCGGCCGTGAGGCGCTCATCCGCTTTGCCAGGGCTGCCCCCACTGTCGCGGCCGAGGCGGCGGCGCGCGACCGCGACGGTCAGTTTCCGGCAGCGTCCTTCGCCGCGTTGCGGGAGGCCGGGCTGCTCACCGTCACACTGACCTCCGAGGAAGGCGGCCTGGGGCTGGGGGGCGGCGCGGGCCTGCTCGCCCTGCTGCGCCGGATCGGCCGCGAGAGTCTGCCGGTCGCGCGGCTCTACGAGGGGCATCTCAACGCCCTGCTGCTCGTCGCGCGCTTCGGGACGCCCGGTCAGCGCGCCCGCGCGGCGGCCGACGCCCGCGCCGGAGAACTGTTCGGCGTCTGGAACACCGAGGCCGCGCCGGGCCTGCACCTCGAAGAGACCGGGGAGGGCCGCTGGCGGCTGCTCGGCAACAAGACCTTCACTTCCGGCTCGGGCCACGTCACCCGCCCGCTGCTTCCTGCCGAACTGCCGGGCGGCGCCGGCCGGATCCTCGTGCTCTTGCCCGCCCCCGTGCCCCCGGAGCGCTTCGACCCCACCTTCTGGGCGCCGATGGGCATGGGACCTACTGTCAGCTTCCGCGCTGATCTCGACGATCTGGAGGCAGGACCAGACGACCTGATCGGCGCGCCGGGCGACTACTACGCGCAGCCGGACTTCGGCGGCGGGGCGCTGCGGTTCCTGGCCGCGCAGCTCGGCGGGGCCGACGCGGCCCTCATTGCCGCGCGGGACGTACTGCGCGGCCTGGGCCGGCAGGGCGACGACGCCCAGCGCCTGCGCTTTGCCGGAGTCGCGGCCGGGCTGGAAGCCGCGTGGCAGGTCACGCGCCGTGCGGCGCGCCTGCTGGACACGGCGCCCACGGAACGCGCCCTGGCCTACGTGGCCCTGGCCCGGACCGTGACCGAGGACGCCTGCCTGCACGCCGCCGAGGCGACCGAGCGCGCGGTGGGCGCGCGCGGCCTGCTCGCGCCGCACCCTGCCGAACGGGTGATCCGCGACCTGCGCATGTACCTGCGCCAACCTGCCCCTGACGCCGCGCGGCTTGCCCTGGGCGCCTGGGTGCTGGACAGCCCTGTCGTCCCGGACTCGGGCGCCGACCCCTGGGACCCCGACGGGGACGTGGAATGCTGA